The Comamonas sp. 26 DNA window AGGACCCGTGCACGGTTTTCACGCATCATCTAGCGCATGCTGTTTTCGCTGGTCTGGACTGCTTTGATCATGGGGCTCGTAGGTGGGCCCCATTGTCTTGTTATGTGTGCTGCACCTTGCAGCGTGGTGACGGGTGCTCGCCCTTCTGGTGCCGCAAATGCCGAGCAAGTCATTTCGGTGCACGGTTTGCAAAAGTGGCAATGGCTGCGCACCGGCATGTTCCATCTGGGACGCATTGCGGGCTACGCCTTGCTGGGCAGCATTGCCGCTGTCGCCATGGAAAGCCTGGCTTGGCTGACGAATCAGGCGACAGCGCTGCAGCAGTTGTGGGCGCTGATGCATGTGGCCGTCATGGCCTGGGGCCTTGCCATGCTGGTGCAGGCGCGCCAGCCCGTATGGCTAGAGCGGGCGGGACGTTCTGTGTGGGCCAGAGTCCAGCCGCTGGTGACTGGACCTGGCGGAAGTCTTGCTGCAGGCTTTGCTTGGGCGCTAATGCCTTGCGGTCTGCTTTATTCGGCCGTTCTGGTCGCAGCTTTGAGCGGCGGTGCCTGGCAGGGTGCTATGTCTATGAGCGCGTTTGCTGTTGGCGGGGCAGTGTGGCTTTTGGCTGGCCCTTGGCTGTGGCGACTTGGGCATTCGCATGTCAATGCATTGCGAGCCCAGTGGGGCACCAGAATTGCGGGCTTAATGTTGATTGGCGTAGCCAGTTGGGCCTTGTGGATGGATTTGGTCTACAAACCCAGCCTTTGGTGCCGATAAGTAACGTAAGCAGCTCTGTTGGGCGGTATTTGCATCCCAACAGACCCTAGTGATGTTTCTGTAGTCACAGAACTGCGGAATAATGTGTCATCTTGTGTTCAGCATTTAAAGTGAATCGTTTCGTCGCTATTGATATAGGACAACTGCGTATAGGCATGTATGTTCAATTGGAAACCGGTTGGTTGCGTCATCCATTTCCCGTTAATAGTTTCAAGATTACGACTGCAGAGCAATTGGCTGCACTCGCTGGACTCAAGCTCAAGGCCGTGCAGGTCGATCTCTCCAAAAGCGATGTGCAGGATGCTGAATCTGCACAAAGCGATGGCTCTCCCGCCAACTCCCCGGTACCTGCAGAGTCGTCTCGCAGCGATACAGA harbors:
- a CDS encoding sulfite exporter TauE/SafE family protein — its product is MLFSLVWTALIMGLVGGPHCLVMCAAPCSVVTGARPSGAANAEQVISVHGLQKWQWLRTGMFHLGRIAGYALLGSIAAVAMESLAWLTNQATALQQLWALMHVAVMAWGLAMLVQARQPVWLERAGRSVWARVQPLVTGPGGSLAAGFAWALMPCGLLYSAVLVAALSGGAWQGAMSMSAFAVGGAVWLLAGPWLWRLGHSHVNALRAQWGTRIAGLMLIGVASWALWMDLVYKPSLWCR